One Paramisgurnus dabryanus chromosome 9, PD_genome_1.1, whole genome shotgun sequence DNA segment encodes these proteins:
- the gcsha gene encoding glycine cleavage system protein H (aminomethyl carrier), a yields the protein MMAMCSVVRCVAVSLSSTLSRLSHRNAVISATLLERRCFNRSLSTNTSLCAALKFTDKHEWVSVNSGVATVGISNFAQEALGDVVYCGLPEIGTQLSQSDEFGALESVKAASELYSPLTGEVTEVNDALADNPGLVNKSCYKDGWLMKMSVSVPEELDALMDEAAYERYIKSIED from the exons ATGATGGCGATGTGCAGTGTAGTGCGGTGTGTTGCTGTTAGTTTGAGCTCGACTCTGTCTCGACTTTCGCACAGAAACGCTGTGATCTCTGCTACACTGCTGGAGAGGAGATGTTTTAACAGATCCCTCAGCACCAACACTTCACTCTGTGCAG CGCTGAAGTTCACAGATAAACACGAGTGGGTTAGCGTGAACAGTGGCGTGGCGACAGTGGGCATCAGTAATTTTGCTCAG GAGGCGCTGGGGGACGTAGTGTACTGCGGGCTACCTGAAATAGGCACACAGCTCTCACAATCAG ATGAATTTGGTGCTCTGGAGAGTGTTAAAGCAGCGAGTGAGTTATATTCTCCTCTGACGGGTGAGGTGACTGAGGTGAATGACGCCCTAGCAGACAACCCAGGACTGGTGAACAAGTCCTGCTATAAAGATG GTTGGCTGATGAAGATGAGCGTATCCGTACCGGAGGAATTGGATGCACTAATGGATGAAGCTGCTTATGAGAGATACATCAAATCTATAGAGGACTAG